The Helianthus annuus cultivar XRQ/B chromosome 16, HanXRQr2.0-SUNRISE, whole genome shotgun sequence genome includes a window with the following:
- the LOC110917504 gene encoding uncharacterized protein LOC110917504 encodes MIDQIAPLDIDGTQMEHGASEESSDRSKHKRKSSTEGVSYESSGRSKKGKQTFNAHLMEVGEDIRKVANMLLEKHNQSNDIHACMEKMETLGWEESDAKYQTAIFLFGESADLRKVWLELKPHTCEMWVKNAGTKYGLF; translated from the coding sequence ATGATTGATCAAATTGCTCCTTTGGACATTGATGGCACTCAAATGGAACATGGGGCTAGTGAAGAGTCTTCTGATCGGTCTAAACACAAACGAAAATCATCAACTGAAGGTGTTAGTTACGAGTCATCGGGTCGGTCTAAAAAAGGGAAACAAACATTCAATGCACATCTCATGGAAGTTGGGGAGGATATAAGGAAGGTGGCAAACATGTTGCTTGAGAAACACAACCAGTCTAATGATATACATGCATGCATGGAGAAGATGGAGACTTTGGGATGGGAAGAATCTGATGCGAAATATCAAACGGCGATTTTTCTTTTTGGTGAAAGTGCTGATTTGAGGAAAGTGTGGTTAGAACTTAAGCCGCACACTTGTGAAATGTGGGTTAAGAACGCGGGAACGAAGTATGGATTATTTTAA
- the LOC118479296 gene encoding uncharacterized protein LOC118479296, whose amino-acid sequence MDSDEEILLFLLLCWHWLQLVSILTNHERIRDLNSALTDHEYTQELLHGTSTQCHEMIRMSRDAYVLLCNHFKQRNWLQSSRSITFEEKMAMFLIVIGHNERFRMVKRRFQHSTETIHRCFHEVLIAMMNFAREVIIPTSSNPIANASENHRRLKQIFPGAIGALDGTLVHAVVPGDQQTRYKGRGKGECFQNVLGICNFDMIFTFVWAGWEGIAHDSRVLKEVAFNPSSGFYFPPPDKYYLCDAAYTNTRGFMTPYRNTRYWLADFRRQRALTKEEKFNHAHAQLRNVIERAYGVLKARFPILKQMAPFSFPIQRDMVIAYFAIHNFIRKWNIHDQLFVEYNDNTFFGEMQQEESDGQSVHDMEWGSQGIEYMTTLRDEIATQLMSNA is encoded by the exons ATGGACTCGGATGAGGAGATTTTGCTTTTCTTGTTGCTTTGTTGGCATTGGCTACAATTAGTCTCGATATTGACCAATCATGAAAGGATAAGAGATCTGAATTCGGCATTGACCGATCATGAGTACACACAAGAATTGTTGCATGGCACTTCTACACAATGTCATGAGATGATTCGCATGTCACGTGATGCGTATGTACTATTGTGCAATCATTTTAAGCAAAGAAATTGGTTGCAGAGTAGTAGGTCAATAACATTTGAAGAAAAGATGGCTATGTTTTTGATTGTCATAGGACATAATGAGCGATTTCGAATGGTTAAGCGAAGGTTTCAACACTCAACAGAAACAATTCATAGATGTTTTCATGAGGTCTTAATTGCGATGATGAATTTCGCAAGAGAAGTTATAATTCCGACATCTTCTAATCCAATCGCGAATGCTTCAGAAAACCATAGAAGGCTAAAACAAATATTTCCTGGAGCAATAGGTGCGTTAGATGGAACTCTTGTACATGCAGTCGTACCTGGTGATCAACAGACTCGTTACAAGGGAAGAGGAAAGGGTGAATGCTTTCAAAATGTTTTAGGAATCTGTAATTTTGATATGATATTCACGTTCGTATGGGCCGGATGGGAGGGTATTGCACATGATTCACGTGTTTTGAAAGAAGTTGCTTTTAATCCGAGTTCTGGCTTTTATTTCCCCCCACCAG ACAAATATTACCTTTGCGATGCCGCATACACCAACACTCGTGGGTTTATGACTCCCTATCGTAATACGAGATATTGGTTAGCCGATTTTCGACGACAACGTGCATTGACTAAGGAAGAAAAGTTCAACCATGCTCACGCACAACTCAGAAATGTGATTGAGCGCGCATATGGTGTTTTGAAGGCAAGATTCCCAATCCTAAAACAAATGGCCCCCTTTTCATTTCCAATACAAAGAGACATGGTGATTGCGTATTTCGCCATCCATAACTTTATAAGGAAATGGAATATTCATGATCAGCTATTTGTGGAGTACAACGATAACACTTTTTTTGGAGAAATGCAACAGGAGGAAAGTGATGGCCAGTCTGTTCACGACATGGAATGGGGCTCACAAGGCATTGAATATATGACTACTTTGCGTGACGAGATAGCTACTCAATTAATGTCAAATGCTTAA